The Rubidibacter lacunae KORDI 51-2 genome contains a region encoding:
- a CDS encoding non-ribosomal peptide synthetase — translation MSVQLDGFGLSPQQHHLFARQQDRPHWPCWSHCALVCPRDLDAGRLGIALNALLERHEILHTSFQALESMAMPLQVIEEIAPIAEIPQLPAFPAGQACDRASLRQFFRTWPATPPNLLASSGLQVRLLPWEESQLLVLALPAPCTDAATWQLLGRELGLLYAAAADELPEEPMQYADFAEWQHELLEEEETESGRAYWETQPQKFVPLQLPFTLQDSLGLGNKPECLTKTLQLDTIPELNRLTQDPAISLRGICLAAWELLLAGLSGAETFHLALTLDGRKYAELAEVAGPIAKLAPYPVEIKDGVSFRDRLQAVEQKLQELEGYQEYLAPGTELPQIGFGYAEWLAGESPTWRPLLQTTDPEPLALQLHCDRHEDGLHLEWLYDERKFTAAGIAQIAELYVAFLNAAVADPERALAQLSIPGKLPTQPELTSPVPFETVTAWLAAQATRTPDRPAVVDLTQTLTYAELDRRANQIANHLQSLGIGFEDRVVLYGDRSVDLIVAIVGILKAGAAYVPIDAGTPAPALQQRLDLVTPKLAITTTAYLDRLPTEMPTLCCDRDGALLDEQPTTAPAVAPTSENLAYIIFTSGSTGKPKGVAIEHRQLAHYIHSISQHIECPEAGRWALASTLAADLGHTIVFPCLCSGHSLHLLAPERCLDEVAFAEDMAKWQIDVLKIVPAHLRGLLAGDRAVLPRWQLISGGEALDWPLVDRIRELGNCKILNHYGPTETTVGALVWGDADIDGPRDTATVPVGRPLAHARAYILDNDLQPLPPGVPGLLYIGGAGVARGYWQRADLTDAVFIDDPFSDTPSARLYATGDRARYRYDGAIEFLGRQDNQVKVRGFRVELGAIEAALLAETNVREAAVVLATPEGNGHGQLIAYIVPEADTECSTDDLQAALKARLPEQMVPTAIASLDVLPRLANGKCDRRNLAARPLPVAAAAYEPPRNESERILAQLWQEVLGRDAIGIHDNFFALGGDSILCIQMVGRATPLGLRFTPKQLFDCPTIAELATVVETATAITAEQGLVSGPVLLTPIQEWFFAQDNPDRHHWNQAVFLQSAEPLNISTLTAALQAILAHHDSLRSQYRQTPNGWQQEVAAEVPEPAVSVFDLSALSPDAQQQALKSGTAELQTGLNLTDGPLLRAGIFVLGPQQPEYLFLVCHHLAIDGVSWPILLTDLLAAYQQCQAGRAPALPPKTTSFQAWSTQLQDYAQSETLRRELDYWQAQLQAPCPPLPQDFPKCERDLSHQCSLECALSADLTQELLQEVPVVYQTQIDDLLLLALVLAVGQWTGQYQLRLDLEGYGRPDLFSDIDISRTVGWFTTLYPVALGLDAPQDLGSSIKTIKETLRQVPQQGIGYGLLRYLNPDTRPKLQALQDVAPAPIRFNYLGQGDRSLAATTTAVSAAPLETGVGRAPSSQRLYAVDIVGIVRDGQLVLQWRYSSEMFRRNTIEALAQGYLDSLERAIAHCQDPDAGGFTPSDFPDADLDGDDLDQLMAQLL, via the coding sequence ATGTCCGTACAGCTCGATGGCTTTGGGCTATCTCCCCAACAGCATCATCTCTTCGCACGCCAACAAGATCGCCCACACTGGCCATGTTGGAGCCATTGCGCGCTGGTTTGCCCGAGGGATTTGGATGCGGGGCGCTTGGGGATTGCTCTCAACGCCCTGCTCGAACGCCATGAAATTCTCCACACCAGTTTCCAAGCCCTGGAAAGCATGGCGATGCCGCTGCAGGTGATTGAGGAGATCGCGCCTATTGCTGAGATTCCCCAGTTGCCAGCATTCCCTGCCGGGCAAGCCTGCGATCGCGCCAGCTTGCGCCAATTCTTCCGCACCTGGCCCGCGACACCACCGAACTTACTAGCGAGCTCTGGATTGCAAGTCAGGCTGCTCCCTTGGGAAGAATCGCAACTTTTGGTGCTGGCCTTACCAGCCCCCTGTACGGATGCGGCCACCTGGCAGCTCCTGGGCCGGGAACTCGGTCTGTTGTACGCTGCTGCTGCCGACGAGCTGCCCGAGGAGCCGATGCAATATGCCGATTTCGCCGAGTGGCAGCACGAACTCCTGGAAGAGGAAGAAACGGAATCGGGTCGAGCCTACTGGGAAACCCAACCCCAGAAATTCGTGCCACTACAACTGCCGTTTACCCTGCAGGATTCTCTGGGGTTGGGCAACAAGCCCGAATGCCTCACCAAAACCCTGCAGCTAGACACCATTCCCGAACTCAATCGTCTGACCCAAGACCCAGCCATTTCCCTGCGAGGAATTTGTTTGGCCGCTTGGGAATTATTACTGGCGGGGCTGAGTGGTGCAGAAACCTTCCATCTCGCCCTGACCCTAGACGGGCGCAAGTACGCCGAACTCGCAGAAGTTGCAGGCCCGATCGCCAAACTTGCCCCATATCCGGTCGAAATAAAGGATGGCGTGTCGTTTCGCGATCGCCTCCAGGCCGTCGAGCAAAAACTCCAAGAACTCGAAGGCTATCAGGAATACTTAGCTCCTGGCACCGAGCTGCCCCAGATTGGCTTCGGGTACGCCGAATGGCTTGCTGGGGAATCCCCAACCTGGCGACCGCTACTGCAAACTACCGACCCCGAGCCCTTGGCACTGCAGCTACACTGCGATCGCCATGAGGATGGCTTGCATCTGGAATGGCTTTACGACGAGCGGAAATTCACAGCTGCAGGGATTGCTCAAATCGCCGAGCTGTACGTAGCTTTCCTCAACGCTGCCGTTGCCGACCCGGAGCGAGCGCTGGCGCAACTCAGCATCCCAGGCAAGCTCCCCACCCAACCGGAATTAACCTCGCCAGTCCCTTTTGAAACGGTCACTGCCTGGCTCGCAGCCCAAGCAACCCGTACCCCAGATCGCCCTGCGGTCGTCGATCTCACTCAAACTCTCACCTATGCTGAGCTAGACCGTCGCGCCAACCAAATCGCGAACCATCTTCAGAGCCTTGGCATTGGCTTCGAAGATCGGGTGGTTCTCTACGGCGATCGCAGTGTCGATCTCATTGTGGCGATTGTCGGCATCCTCAAAGCTGGAGCGGCCTACGTACCTATCGATGCGGGCACTCCCGCACCCGCCCTACAGCAGCGCCTAGACCTCGTTACCCCCAAACTCGCCATCACGACGACAGCTTATCTCGACCGGCTGCCGACCGAGATGCCGACCCTGTGCTGCGATCGCGACGGGGCTCTGCTGGACGAACAACCGACAACAGCACCAGCGGTGGCACCAACTTCGGAGAATCTGGCCTACATCATCTTCACCTCCGGCTCCACTGGCAAACCAAAAGGCGTGGCGATCGAGCACCGCCAACTCGCGCATTACATCCACAGCATCAGCCAGCATATCGAGTGCCCGGAAGCCGGGCGTTGGGCCTTGGCTTCGACCCTGGCCGCAGATTTGGGTCACACGATTGTTTTCCCCTGCCTGTGTTCGGGTCATAGTTTGCACCTGCTCGCCCCCGAGCGCTGCTTGGACGAAGTGGCCTTCGCGGAAGACATGGCCAAATGGCAAATTGACGTGCTGAAAATCGTTCCCGCCCATTTGCGCGGACTGCTGGCTGGCGATCGCGCCGTTCTCCCGCGCTGGCAGCTGATTTCCGGTGGCGAAGCCCTCGATTGGCCGCTAGTCGATCGTATTCGGGAACTGGGCAATTGCAAAATCCTCAACCACTATGGCCCCACGGAAACGACCGTCGGCGCCCTGGTTTGGGGCGATGCCGACATCGACGGCCCCCGCGATACGGCCACTGTGCCCGTCGGACGGCCCTTGGCCCATGCCCGTGCTTACATCCTCGACAACGATTTGCAACCGTTGCCCCCCGGTGTCCCCGGCCTACTCTACATCGGCGGCGCTGGTGTCGCGCGCGGCTATTGGCAACGAGCTGACTTGACCGACGCCGTTTTCATTGACGATCCCTTTAGCGATACGCCCAGCGCGCGGCTCTATGCTACTGGCGATCGCGCCCGTTACCGCTACGACGGGGCGATTGAATTCCTCGGCCGCCAGGATAACCAGGTAAAAGTCCGGGGCTTCCGCGTCGAGCTGGGGGCAATCGAAGCCGCATTACTGGCAGAAACGAACGTGCGCGAAGCCGCCGTAGTACTGGCAACCCCAGAAGGCAACGGCCACGGTCAACTCATTGCCTACATCGTTCCGGAAGCAGATACCGAATGCTCCACCGACGACCTGCAGGCTGCTCTCAAAGCCCGCTTGCCCGAACAGATGGTCCCCACCGCGATCGCGAGCCTCGATGTCCTGCCACGACTAGCTAATGGCAAATGCGATCGTCGGAACTTAGCTGCCCGTCCTCTCCCAGTGGCCGCTGCCGCTTACGAGCCGCCCCGCAATGAGTCGGAACGAATCCTAGCTCAACTCTGGCAAGAGGTTTTGGGTCGCGACGCGATTGGCATCCACGATAATTTCTTCGCCCTCGGTGGCGATTCGATTCTCTGTATTCAAATGGTCGGTCGCGCAACGCCCTTGGGCCTGCGTTTTACCCCCAAACAGCTCTTCGATTGCCCCACCATCGCCGAGCTGGCGACCGTTGTCGAAACCGCTACAGCCATCACAGCCGAGCAAGGCTTGGTAAGCGGGCCAGTCCTCCTGACGCCCATTCAGGAGTGGTTCTTCGCCCAAGACAATCCCGATCGCCACCATTGGAACCAAGCCGTTTTCCTGCAGAGCGCGGAACCGTTGAATATTTCGACGCTGACTGCGGCCCTGCAGGCGATTTTGGCCCACCACGACAGCCTGCGATCGCAATATCGTCAAACCCCCAACGGCTGGCAGCAAGAGGTCGCGGCCGAGGTGCCCGAGCCCGCTGTGTCGGTCTTCGACCTCTCCGCACTGAGCCCAGACGCGCAGCAGCAAGCTCTCAAAAGTGGCACTGCCGAACTGCAAACCGGTCTGAACTTGACCGATGGTCCGTTGCTGCGGGCGGGTATTTTTGTCCTCGGTCCCCAGCAACCGGAATATTTGTTCCTGGTCTGTCACCACCTCGCAATCGATGGTGTCTCCTGGCCGATTCTCCTAACGGATTTACTCGCGGCCTATCAGCAATGCCAGGCCGGTCGAGCACCCGCCTTACCACCTAAAACAACCTCGTTCCAAGCTTGGTCCACCCAACTTCAAGACTACGCCCAATCCGAAACCCTCCGCCGCGAACTGGATTATTGGCAAGCCCAATTGCAAGCCCCCTGCCCGCCACTACCGCAGGATTTTCCGAAGTGCGAACGCGACCTGAGCCACCAATGCAGTTTGGAATGCGCCCTCTCGGCGGACCTAACCCAGGAGCTACTGCAGGAGGTCCCCGTGGTTTATCAAACCCAAATCGATGATTTGTTGCTTCTGGCCTTGGTGTTGGCGGTGGGGCAATGGACGGGCCAGTACCAACTGCGCCTCGACCTCGAAGGCTATGGTCGTCCAGATCTTTTCTCCGATATCGATATCTCGCGTACGGTGGGCTGGTTTACCACCCTATATCCCGTGGCTCTGGGGCTGGACGCGCCCCAAGACCTGGGAAGCAGCATCAAAACCATCAAAGAAACTCTCCGTCAGGTGCCCCAACAGGGCATCGGCTATGGCTTGCTGCGCTACCTCAACCCCGACACTCGCCCCAAACTACAAGCACTTCAGGATGTGGCACCCGCCCCGATCCGCTTTAACTACCTCGGTCAAGGCGATCGCTCGCTAGCGGCAACTACCACCGCAGTGTCTGCAGCCCCTCTCGAGACTGGGGTGGGCCGCGCCCCATCGAGCCAGCGGCTCTACGCCGTAGACATTGTCGGTATTGTTCGGGACGGCCAGCTCGTTTTGCAGTGGCGCTACAGCAGCGAAATGTTCCGGCGCAACACCATTGAAGCCCTTGCCCAGGGGTACCTCGATAGCCTGGAACGGGCGATCGCCCATTGCCAGGATCCCGATGCGGGCGGCTTTACCCCCTCCGATTTCCCCGACGCCGACCTCGATGGCGACGATTTAGACCAGTTGATGGCGCAGCTCCTGTAG
- a CDS encoding non-ribosomal peptide synthetase yields the protein MKAKNIADIYDLSPLQQGLLFHALYEPESGAYLDQHSICIRGPLQLDCFRQAWQQALERHAILRTSFHWENLKQPVQVVRKDLTLPWHTEDWSEVAPGDRAAKLHAWLQADRARGFDLGQAPLFRIVAIRLAADTTQIIFSRHHILIDGWSRMLLYQEIFATYQALASDRVAPPLESPPFRTYIHWLRQQDPQQAKSYWQQQLQGIVAPTRLSGDLAAGTERNSFQQQHRHLSVAQTNALQTFARKHNLTLNTLVMATWGMLLGKFAGETDVIFGVTSSGRPPQLPQSGRIIGPLINTLPLRVKLPGQQPLLDWLQALQAQQVAMRQYEHCALTEIQSWSDVPAGTPLFESLAIFENYPAERADTEGEQSLEILDSDAIGYSHYPLNLLAIDGECLRLDLNYCSDRYSAAQIEQYLDVFTELLAQLPTAAERPLSCWTGLSPNTRDRILQKWNQTQRSFPEGCIHEQFAAQAARTPEAIAVSDPNGSLTYGELNARANQLACYLQTRGLGPEVAIGLALTRSNDLVVALLAILKAGGAYVPLDPSYPQARLDFILNDAKAALLLTDSPTSQKFTNFSSTTICFDTAAPEIATQSDRNLETPLTAQNLAYIIYTSGSTGQPKGVMIPHGALNNHMAWFQGAFPLTSEDRILQKTPFSFDASVWEFYVPLLVGAQLEMAAPDGHQDMDYLVRTIRDREVTILQLVPSLLRALLEHPEISTCRTLRQVFCGGEALPTDLVKRFFTCLVNAELHNLYGPTETCIDATAWTCGREPIGLSIPIGQPIANLQAYVLDSHLHHVPVGVPGELYLGGRGLARGYLQRPDLTAERFIPNPYSTRPGERLYKTGDLVKYLPTGVLEYLDRSDSQVKLRGFRIELGEIETKLQTHPDLQQAAVAVRATTAGDRLVAYGVLAGENEPTLASLRDWLQTRIPDYMLPGAFVRLERLPFTPSGKVDRRALPTPDVHPSLARTTPYLAPQTDTERQLAKLWAALLSVELDTVGRNDNFFDLGGHSLVLIRLLTQVRDTYKVSIPLRSLFNRATLQAQGELLDAAQQSIDLDLGNRPDLVREAVLAPEISPPATSPVDISERIFLTGATGFLGAFLLADLLAKTNARVYCLVRADSMERGAAKLKANLETYNLWDRDRGTRIIPVLGDLAKPLLGLSQDEFDTLAREIQVIYHNGAWVNFLADYQTLKEANVLGTQEVLRLACSGEIAKPVHLISTVAVFSSGDRRDKVTVYETDPPEQSHLLQSGYSQSKWVAEQLALQARDRGLPVAIYRPGRVTGHSQTGQANAGDFITSMLKGCIQLGNIYEPQNASDPVDLTPVDYVSQGIVEISLQPDAMGQIFHLINPAPMSVAQLSHWLMEKSGYEIQTVNYDLWRQKLVQAATDAEANALYPFLTRFPEQMPSATKAVRLAQQFDCSNASQALEQTTVRCSPVNSKLLEAYFHYFVESGFLPTPVSML from the coding sequence ATGAAAGCCAAAAATATCGCCGACATTTACGACCTTTCCCCGCTACAGCAGGGGCTGCTATTCCACGCTCTCTACGAACCCGAAAGCGGTGCCTACCTCGATCAGCACAGCATTTGCATTCGAGGCCCGCTGCAGCTTGATTGCTTCCGCCAAGCGTGGCAGCAAGCTCTCGAGCGCCACGCCATCCTCCGCACCTCGTTCCATTGGGAAAATCTCAAGCAACCCGTTCAGGTTGTACGTAAAGATCTAACCCTGCCCTGGCACACCGAGGATTGGTCTGAGGTAGCTCCAGGCGATCGCGCGGCCAAATTACACGCTTGGCTACAAGCCGATCGCGCTCGCGGCTTCGACCTCGGCCAAGCACCCCTATTTCGTATCGTGGCGATCCGTCTCGCAGCCGACACGACCCAGATTATCTTCAGCCGCCACCACATTTTGATAGATGGCTGGTCGCGGATGCTCCTGTACCAAGAGATTTTTGCTACCTATCAAGCGCTGGCAAGCGATCGCGTTGCGCCGCCATTGGAATCTCCCCCCTTCCGCACCTACATCCATTGGCTGCGCCAGCAAGATCCCCAGCAAGCCAAATCCTATTGGCAGCAGCAACTCCAAGGCATCGTCGCCCCCACCCGTTTGAGTGGCGACTTGGCCGCCGGGACCGAGCGAAACTCCTTTCAACAGCAGCACCGCCATTTGTCCGTCGCCCAAACCAACGCGCTGCAGACCTTTGCCCGCAAGCACAACCTCACTCTCAATACCCTCGTCATGGCAACTTGGGGCATGTTGCTGGGGAAATTTGCTGGGGAAACCGATGTCATCTTTGGCGTCACCTCCTCGGGCCGACCGCCCCAACTCCCCCAATCCGGACGCATCATCGGTCCGCTGATCAATACCTTACCCCTGCGGGTTAAGCTGCCGGGTCAGCAACCCTTGCTCGACTGGCTGCAAGCTCTCCAAGCCCAACAGGTTGCCATGCGCCAGTACGAGCACTGCGCGCTGACGGAAATTCAGTCCTGGAGCGATGTACCAGCAGGGACACCTCTGTTCGAGAGCTTGGCGATCTTTGAAAATTACCCCGCCGAACGCGCCGATACAGAGGGGGAACAGTCTCTGGAAATCCTCGATTCCGACGCCATCGGCTACTCCCACTATCCCCTCAACCTGCTCGCGATCGATGGCGAATGCCTGCGCCTCGACCTCAACTACTGCAGCGATCGCTATTCAGCCGCCCAAATCGAGCAGTACCTCGACGTCTTCACCGAACTGCTCGCCCAGTTGCCCACCGCTGCCGAGCGGCCGTTGTCTTGCTGGACGGGTCTGAGCCCCAACACGCGCGATCGCATCCTGCAAAAGTGGAACCAAACCCAGCGATCCTTCCCCGAGGGCTGCATTCACGAGCAGTTCGCAGCGCAAGCTGCCCGCACACCTGAAGCCATCGCTGTCAGCGACCCCAACGGCTCCCTAACCTATGGCGAACTCAACGCCCGCGCCAATCAACTGGCCTGTTATCTGCAAACCCGTGGACTAGGGCCCGAGGTGGCCATCGGCTTAGCACTGACGCGCTCAAACGATCTCGTCGTTGCTCTTCTTGCCATTCTCAAAGCTGGTGGAGCTTACGTGCCCCTCGATCCGAGCTACCCTCAAGCGCGGCTGGATTTCATCCTGAACGACGCCAAGGCCGCGCTCCTGCTGACGGATTCCCCCACGAGCCAGAAGTTTACAAACTTTAGCAGCACAACTATCTGTTTCGATACGGCAGCTCCAGAAATTGCTACCCAGAGCGATCGCAATCTCGAGACTCCTCTCACCGCCCAAAACCTGGCCTACATTATCTACACCTCCGGTTCGACAGGGCAGCCCAAAGGCGTAATGATACCCCATGGAGCTCTAAACAACCACATGGCATGGTTCCAGGGTGCGTTCCCTCTGACGTCAGAGGATCGCATTCTGCAGAAAACTCCCTTCAGTTTCGATGCCTCCGTTTGGGAGTTTTACGTGCCGTTGCTCGTGGGCGCTCAGCTTGAAATGGCCGCACCAGACGGTCATCAGGATATGGACTATTTGGTGCGGACAATTCGCGATCGCGAGGTGACTATTCTGCAGCTCGTCCCGAGTTTGCTCCGGGCCTTGTTGGAGCATCCCGAAATTAGCACATGTCGAACGCTACGACAGGTTTTCTGTGGTGGCGAAGCCTTACCCACCGATCTGGTGAAGCGTTTCTTTACCTGCCTGGTCAACGCCGAGTTACACAACCTCTACGGCCCCACCGAAACCTGTATCGACGCAACAGCCTGGACTTGTGGGAGGGAGCCCATCGGCCTGTCTATCCCCATCGGCCAACCCATCGCCAATCTGCAAGCTTATGTCCTGGATTCACACTTGCACCACGTACCCGTGGGCGTGCCGGGGGAGTTGTACCTTGGTGGACGGGGGTTGGCACGCGGCTATTTACAGCGTCCGGACCTTACAGCCGAGCGCTTCATTCCCAATCCCTACAGCACTCGCCCTGGCGAGCGTCTCTACAAAACTGGCGATTTGGTCAAGTATTTGCCCACAGGGGTACTGGAATACCTCGATCGCAGCGATAGCCAGGTGAAATTGCGCGGCTTCCGCATCGAACTTGGGGAAATTGAAACCAAATTACAAACACATCCCGACCTACAACAAGCCGCGGTTGCCGTACGCGCGACAACCGCGGGCGATCGCCTTGTGGCCTACGGCGTGCTAGCAGGCGAGAATGAACCAACCCTGGCTAGTTTGCGAGACTGGCTGCAGACCCGGATCCCCGATTACATGCTGCCGGGGGCTTTTGTTCGCCTCGAACGACTCCCCTTCACCCCTAGTGGCAAAGTCGATCGCCGCGCCCTACCTACTCCGGACGTGCACCCGAGTCTGGCAAGAACGACGCCTTACCTGGCTCCACAAACGGACACCGAACGGCAGCTCGCCAAGTTGTGGGCGGCGTTGCTCTCCGTCGAATTGGACACTGTGGGCCGCAATGATAATTTCTTCGATCTTGGCGGCCATTCACTCGTGTTAATTCGCCTCTTAACTCAAGTGCGAGACACCTATAAGGTCTCGATTCCGCTGCGCAGTCTTTTCAACCGAGCGACCCTTCAAGCTCAAGGCGAGTTGCTCGATGCAGCTCAGCAAAGCATCGACCTCGATCTCGGCAATCGTCCCGACCTCGTCCGCGAAGCCGTCCTCGCTCCGGAAATATCTCCCCCTGCTACTTCCCCAGTCGATATATCCGAGCGTATCTTTCTAACCGGTGCAACTGGCTTCCTGGGTGCTTTCTTGCTAGCCGACCTCTTAGCAAAAACCAACGCCCGCGTGTACTGCCTCGTTCGGGCGGACAGTATGGAGCGAGGAGCGGCTAAGCTCAAAGCCAATTTGGAAACTTATAACCTTTGGGATCGCGATCGCGGCACGCGGATTATTCCCGTTTTAGGGGATTTGGCCAAACCATTATTGGGTCTCAGTCAAGACGAATTCGACACCCTCGCCCGAGAAATTCAGGTTATTTACCACAATGGGGCTTGGGTGAATTTCTTGGCGGACTACCAAACCCTCAAGGAAGCTAATGTCCTCGGTACCCAAGAAGTCCTGCGCCTTGCCTGCAGTGGTGAAATAGCCAAACCCGTTCATCTGATTTCTACAGTCGCCGTGTTTTCTAGTGGCGATCGCCGCGACAAAGTAACCGTTTATGAAACCGATCCTCCCGAGCAAAGCCACCTGCTCCAGAGTGGTTATTCCCAAAGCAAGTGGGTAGCCGAGCAACTCGCCCTGCAAGCACGCGATCGCGGCTTGCCCGTCGCCATCTATCGACCGGGCCGTGTCACCGGCCACAGTCAAACCGGACAGGCGAATGCTGGCGATTTCATTACCAGTATGCTCAAGGGCTGCATTCAGCTCGGCAATATCTACGAGCCGCAGAACGCTAGCGATCCGGTTGACCTGACTCCAGTGGATTATGTCAGTCAAGGGATTGTGGAAATTTCCCTACAGCCGGATGCAATGGGCCAAATTTTCCACCTAATCAATCCCGCCCCTATGTCAGTCGCTCAGTTAAGTCACTGGCTAATGGAAAAATCGGGATATGAGATACAGACAGTAAACTACGATCTCTGGCGACAAAAACTGGTTCAAGCTGCAACTGATGCAGAGGCAAACGCGCTTTACCCGTTTTTGACCCGATTCCCCGAACAGATGCCATCAGCAACAAAAGCTGTTCGGTTGGCGCAACAATTTGACTGCTCCAATGCCTCGCAAGCATTGGAGCAAACAACTGTTCGCTGCTCGCCGGTTAATTCCAAGTTACTTGAGGCCTACTTTCACTACTTTGTCGAAAGTGGCTTTCTGCCCACACCGGTATCTATGCTTTAG
- a CDS encoding FAD-binding protein, with translation METLEFDVVIIGGGPAGCSCDLYTSRADLKTVILDKNPAVGAL, from the coding sequence TTGGAAACCCTTGAATTCGACGTCGTAATTATTGGCGGAGGTCCGGCAGGTTGTAGTTGTGACTTGTACACCTCGCGTGCGGATTTGAAAACAGTCATTCTAGATAAGAACCCTGCTGTTGGAGCCTTGG
- a CDS encoding MbtH family protein: MTIENSSESQRYKVVCNHEEQYSIWPADRENALGWNDAGLSGTKQECLDYIEENWTDMRPLSLRQQMDGKQGS, from the coding sequence ATGACTATTGAAAACTCTAGTGAATCCCAACGCTATAAAGTTGTCTGCAACCACGAGGAGCAATACTCGATTTGGCCTGCAGACCGTGAGAATGCCCTCGGTTGGAATGATGCTGGCCTCAGTGGCACTAAGCAAGAATGTCTTGATTATATTGAGGAGAACTGGACGGACATGCGCCCGCTGAGTCTGCGTCAGCAGATGGACGGAAAGCAGGGTTCCTAG
- a CDS encoding TauD/TfdA family dioxygenase has translation MNPTEKPSLKSLKNRRRRVQLSAADLVRETPLFDSQSLPLSIEPVAAELRLTIWAQQNRDRLLSRLHTYGGVLLRGFQVRDAEDFGAFVAAISTEPMTYSYRSTPRSQVHGKVYTSTEYPADRTIPLHNEMAYARQWPMMLAFHCQQPATEQGETPIADSHRVLAQIPEVIRQEFANRGICYVRNYGDGLDLPWQEVFQTQSRQQVETICHDAQIDFEWWGDDRLRTRQVCQAIATHPHTGKAVWFNQSHLFHISNAGAAQEYLKANFDPICWPRNAYFGDGGEISEEILEAIRAAFAAETVVFPWQAGDVLLLDNMAVAHGRRPFSGPRRVLAGMADPYSAAGGVPDAVAEDVPKLQQEVS, from the coding sequence GTGAATCCGACAGAAAAACCGTCGCTGAAATCCCTCAAAAACCGCCGCCGTCGGGTGCAACTTTCGGCAGCGGACTTGGTGCGCGAGACGCCGTTGTTTGACAGCCAATCCTTGCCGCTATCGATCGAGCCTGTCGCTGCCGAGTTACGCCTCACGATCTGGGCGCAGCAGAATCGCGATCGGCTACTCTCGCGGCTGCACACCTACGGCGGTGTTTTGCTGCGGGGCTTCCAAGTGCGGGATGCCGAGGATTTTGGAGCGTTTGTCGCGGCCATTTCCACGGAGCCCATGACCTACAGTTACCGCTCAACGCCCCGCAGCCAGGTGCATGGCAAGGTCTACACCTCCACAGAATATCCGGCAGACCGAACCATCCCTCTCCACAACGAAATGGCCTATGCCCGTCAGTGGCCGATGATGTTGGCCTTTCATTGCCAACAACCAGCTACCGAACAAGGCGAGACCCCCATCGCTGACAGCCACCGGGTTCTCGCGCAAATTCCTGAGGTTATTCGCCAAGAATTTGCCAATCGCGGCATTTGCTACGTTCGCAACTATGGCGACGGCCTAGATCTGCCCTGGCAAGAGGTGTTCCAAACTCAAAGCCGCCAACAGGTCGAAACCATTTGCCATGATGCCCAAATTGACTTTGAGTGGTGGGGTGACGATCGCTTGCGCACGCGACAGGTTTGTCAGGCCATTGCCACCCATCCCCACACCGGCAAGGCTGTCTGGTTCAATCAGTCCCATCTCTTCCACATCTCCAATGCCGGTGCGGCTCAAGAGTATTTGAAAGCCAATTTCGATCCCATCTGTTGGCCGCGCAATGCTTATTTCGGCGACGGTGGCGAGATTTCGGAAGAGATCCTAGAGGCCATTCGCGCAGCCTTTGCTGCAGAAACAGTGGTATTCCCCTGGCAAGCCGGTGACGTACTGTTACTCGACAACATGGCCGTCGCCCACGGTCGCCGACCTTTTTCGGGGCCGCGCCGAGTTTTGGCAGGTATGGCCGATCCCTATTCCGCCGCAGGTGGCGTGCCAGACGCGGTTGCTGAAGACGTTCCCAAGTTGCAACAGGAGGTGTCCTAA